One Setaria viridis chromosome 7, Setaria_viridis_v4.0, whole genome shotgun sequence genomic region harbors:
- the LOC117864156 gene encoding glycine--tRNA ligase, mitochondrial 1, whose amino-acid sequence MLLLRRVSFLLPSPSFPRAPLAKPLPLLLLLLHPPRTPAPTARPLASMAAPAAPAGGTAAMSRDAFRAAVTNTLERRLFFVPSFKIYGGVAGLYDYGPPGCAVKANVLAFWRQHFVLEEGMLEVDCPCVTPEVVLKASGHVDKFTDLMVKDEKTGNCYRADHLLKDFCKDKLEKDHTLSPEQTEEYNKILAILDDLSAEQLGSKIREYGIVAPDTKNPLSDPYPFNLMFQTSIGPSGLSSGYMRPETAQGIFVNFKDLYYYNGNKLPFAAAQIGQAFRNEISPRQGLLRVREFTLAEIEHFVDPEDKSHPKFGDVSDLEFLMFPREDQMAGRSAKRLKIGNAVSEGTVNNETLGYFIGRVYLFLTQLGIDKDRLRFRQHLPNEMAHYAADCWDAEIECSYGWIECVGIADRSAYDLRAHSDKSGEKLEAHEKFAEPREVEKLVITPSKKELGLAFKGNQRMVLEALEAMGETEALDMKAALESNGEVEFKVCTLGKDVTIKKSMVSINIEKKKEHQRKFTPSVIEPSFGIGRIIYCLFEHCFYQRPGKTEDEQLNVFGFPPLVAPIKCTVFPLVKLEKFEVVAKKISKALTAAGISHIIDMTGNTIGKRYARTDEIGVPLAITVDNTTSVTVRDRDSKDQIRVEVDEVASVVKEVTDGQSTWADIMWRYPAHTASVVDDEEAEP is encoded by the exons atgctcctgctccgccgcgtCTCCTTCCTCCTGCCGTCGCCCTCCTTCCCTCGCGCGCCGCTCGCAAAAcctctcccgctcctcctcctcctcctccaccctcccaGAACCCCAGCCCCGACAGCGCGCCCGCTCGCTTCCATGgctgcgccggccgcgccggcgggtgggacggcggcgatgaGTCGGGACGCGTTCCGCGCGGCGGTGACCAACACGCTGGAGCGGCGCCTCTTCTTCGTGCCCTCCTTCAAGATCtacggcggcgtcgcggggcTCTACGACTACGGCCCCCCCGGGTGCGCCGTCAAGGCCAACGTCCTCGCCTTCTGGCGACAG CATTTTGTATTAGAGGAAGGGATGCTTGAGGTAGACTGTCCATGTGTGACACCTGAAGTTGTCTTGAAAGCCTCTGGCCATGTGGATAAATTTACAGACCTAATGGTTAAAGATGAAAAGACAGGCAACTGCTACCGTGCAGATCATTTGCTCAAGGACTTCTGTAAGGATAAGCTTGAGAAGGACCACACATTGTCCCCAGAGCAGACAGAAGAATACAACAAAATTCTTGCTATCTTGGATGATCTCTCTGCAGAGCAATTGGGTTCTAAGATCAGGGAGTATGGGATTGTTGCTCCTGACACCAAGAACCCATTATCAGATCCCTACCCCTTCAATCTCATGTTTCAGACTTCCATTGGACCGTCAGGTTTGAGTTCAGG TTATATGAGGCCAGAGACAGCACAGGGTATCTTTGTCAACTTCAAAGACTTGTACTACTACAATGGGAACAAGCTACCCTTTGCTGCAGCCCAAATTGGCCAGGCCTTCAGGAATGAG ATATCTCCCCGTCAAGGCCTTCTGAGAGTCCGTGAGTTTACGTTAGCGGAAATCGAGCACTTTGTGGACCCAGAGGACAAATCCCACCCAAAGTTTGGTGATGTATCTGATCTAGAGTTCTTGATGTTTCCGAGAGAGGATCAAATGGCAGGAAGGTCAGCCAAAAGACTTAAGATTGGAAATGCTGTATCTGAG GGAACTGTAAACAATGAGACCCTTGGCTACTTTATCGGAAGGGTCTACCTTTTCTTGACACAACTTGGGATTGACAAAGACCGTCTACGCTTCCGACAGCATCTGCCAAATGAAATGGCTCACTATGCTGCTGATTGTTGGGATGCAGAGATTGAATGCTCTTATGGATGGATTGAGTGTGTTGGAATTGCTGATAGGTCTGCCTATGACTTGCGTGCTCACTCG GATAAAAGCGGTGAGAAACTTGAAGCACATGAAAAGTTTGCAGAACCCAGAGAAGTGGAG AAGTTAGTTATAACCCCATCAAAGAAGGAGCTTGGCCTTGCATTCAAAGGGAATCAAAGGATGGTTCTTGAAGCTTTAGAA GCCATGGGCGAGACTGAAGCGTTAGATATGAAAGCTGCGTTGGAGTCCAATGGGGAGGTTGAGTTCAAGGTGTGCACCCTTGGAAAGGATGTTACCATAAAGAAAAGCATGGTTTCAATTAACATcgagaagaaaaaagaacacCAAAGGAAATTTACTCCTTCCGTCATTGAACCATCCTTTGGGATTGGGCGCATTATATACTGCCTTTTTGAGCACTGCTTCTACCAAAGGCCTGGCAAGACAGAGGATGAGCAGTTAAACGTATTTGGTTTTCCCCCTCTTGTTGCCCCAATAaaatgcactgtctttccattGGTCAAGCTTGAGAAATTTGAGGTTGTTGCCAAGAAAATTTCGAAGGCCTTGACAGCTGCAGGGATTTCACATATTATCGACATGACAG GTAACACAATAGGAAAACGCTACGCAAGGACGGACGAGATTGGTGTTCCCCTGGCGATCACGGTTGACAACACCACGAGCGTGACAGTGCGCGACCGGGACAGCAAGGACCAGATCCGCGTGGAGGTGGATGAGGTGGCCTCGGTGGTGAAGGAGGTGACGGACGGGCAGAGCACCTGGgccgacatcatgtggaggTACCCGGCACACACCGCCTCGGTCGTCGATGATGAAGAAGCCGAACCCTGA